A genomic region of Sphingobium sp. HWE2-09 contains the following coding sequences:
- a CDS encoding MFS transporter, which produces MTEGTAPTQAQRLKAIIGGSTGNLVEWYDWYAYSAFTLYFAPHFFPSEDRTAQLLSAAGIFAVGFLMRPIGAWLMGVYADRHGRKSGLTLSVALMCAGSLLIAVTPGYETIGVAAPTLLVLARLMQGLSIGGEYGASATYLSEMAGKNRRGFFSSFQYVTLIAGQLVAICVLLLLQATLSEAQLDAWGWRIPFFIGGALAIIVFWLRRGLAETQSFTVAKAAGAPKSGFVELVTKHPRETLTVMLLTAGGTIAFYAYSIYMQKFLVNTSGLSREVASQINAATLFAFMLLQPVAGALSDRIGRKPLMIGFGVMGVLCTYPIFATLAVTKDPLVAGLLVMAGLIIVTGYTSINAVVKAELFPAHIRALGVALPYALANTMFGGTAEFVALWFKQAGMEPAFYIYVTVMIAISLIVYVKMRDTAVHSQIRED; this is translated from the coding sequence ATGACCGAAGGCACGGCACCGACCCAGGCCCAACGGCTCAAGGCCATTATCGGCGGGTCCACCGGCAATCTGGTCGAATGGTATGACTGGTATGCCTATTCCGCCTTCACCCTCTATTTCGCGCCGCATTTCTTTCCGAGCGAGGATCGCACCGCGCAATTGCTGAGCGCTGCGGGCATCTTTGCGGTCGGCTTCCTGATGCGGCCGATCGGCGCTTGGCTGATGGGGGTCTATGCCGATCGCCATGGGCGTAAGAGCGGGCTGACGCTGTCGGTCGCGCTGATGTGCGCGGGGTCGCTGCTGATCGCGGTGACGCCGGGCTATGAGACGATCGGCGTGGCGGCGCCCACGCTGTTGGTGCTGGCCCGGTTGATGCAGGGGCTGTCGATCGGCGGCGAATATGGCGCGAGCGCGACATACCTGTCGGAAATGGCGGGCAAGAACAGGCGCGGCTTCTTTTCCAGCTTTCAATATGTGACGTTGATCGCCGGTCAGTTGGTGGCGATCTGCGTGCTGCTACTGTTGCAAGCGACGCTGAGCGAGGCGCAGCTGGATGCCTGGGGCTGGCGCATTCCCTTCTTCATCGGCGGGGCGCTGGCGATCATCGTCTTCTGGTTGCGGCGGGGACTGGCGGAGACGCAGAGCTTTACGGTGGCGAAGGCGGCGGGCGCGCCGAAATCGGGCTTTGTCGAACTGGTCACCAAGCATCCACGCGAAACGCTGACGGTAATGCTGCTGACGGCGGGCGGAACGATCGCCTTTTACGCCTACAGCATCTACATGCAGAAATTCTTGGTGAATACCAGCGGGTTGAGCCGGGAAGTCGCATCGCAGATCAACGCGGCGACGCTGTTCGCCTTCATGCTGTTGCAGCCGGTCGCGGGCGCGCTGTCCGACCGGATCGGGCGCAAGCCGCTGATGATCGGCTTTGGCGTGATGGGCGTGCTATGCACCTATCCGATCTTCGCGACGCTGGCCGTCACCAAGGATCCACTGGTTGCGGGCTTGCTGGTGATGGCGGGACTGATCATCGTCACCGGCTATACGTCGATCAACGCGGTGGTGAAGGCGGAACTGTTTCCCGCGCATATCCGGGCGCTGGGCGTGGCGCTGCCTTATGCGCTGGCGAACACGATGTTTGGCGGAACCGCAGAGTTTGTGGCGTTGTGGTTCAAGCAGGCCGGGATGGAACCGGCATTTTACATCTATGTCACGGTGATGATCGCCATATCGCTGATCGTCTATGTGAAGATGCGCGACACGGCGGTGCATAGCCAGATCCGGGAGGATTGA
- a CDS encoding sensor histidine kinase codes for MSGATTYPKRAQARRRPLPHFLRKGRLIALVEGVTLALFVGMAGLTYYLLSGGGQSYALLTPPIVALLLVANLVPAIALLVLLGRRVAKRRAAQSAIGSDGQLHVRLVAIFSIVASVPMLLVVIFASLLFQYGVQFWFSDSARGMLQNAGDLARGYYQANLREVGDETVTMAGDLRDYLNQSKVNSPRFAEGFIYQVVTRKLNRSAIIEVGKDGIARTAATVDPENRPAGAMLTPDVIRRLAAGENVVVQARPNQIEAVTLLYPSSKIYLFATRNAESWSFSNVARAQKVIADYDQFAAQSRALQLRFNVALFVGSLLLVGIAVYIALAVADWMVRPVNELVTAARRITAGDLSARVTSPLARDEIGTLAAAFNRMTQRLEAQTGALVAANSQLDERRAFIEAILSGVSAGVLSVDFHGVVQLLNSSAAAILVDEADDPVGRPLIDVSPELAEFIASEEGAGIVQVRAHGDLRTLAVKRSQDASRHILTFDDITQQLSDQRRAAWSDVARRIAHEIKNPLTPIQLAAERLQRRYAGEITSDKPTFTRLTGTIVRQVGDLRRIVDEFSSFARMPKPVFRREAVGDIARHALFLHEVAHPDIRFEYQADSPDIDLICDRRQLGQALTNIVKNAVEAIEQKPVSEDGGPHGHVRMTLAQADDAVIITVRDDGIGLPPERDRILEPYMTTRTKGTGLGLAIVKKIVEEHLGEIRFDDAPGGGASVTLRFAAGALEKLEEGQSIAPPKGKVTANGA; via the coding sequence ATGAGCGGCGCGACCACATACCCGAAGCGGGCACAGGCACGGCGCAGGCCGTTGCCGCATTTCCTGCGCAAGGGGCGATTGATCGCACTGGTCGAGGGCGTCACGCTCGCCCTGTTCGTGGGCATGGCCGGGCTGACCTATTATCTTCTGTCAGGTGGCGGACAAAGCTACGCTCTGCTCACGCCGCCGATCGTCGCGCTGCTGCTGGTCGCGAACCTGGTCCCGGCTATCGCCCTGCTGGTGTTGCTGGGCCGCCGCGTCGCCAAGCGGCGGGCAGCGCAATCGGCGATCGGCAGCGATGGGCAGTTGCACGTGCGGCTGGTCGCGATCTTCTCGATCGTCGCCAGCGTGCCGATGCTGCTGGTGGTGATTTTTGCGTCGCTGCTGTTCCAATATGGCGTGCAATTCTGGTTTTCGGACAGCGCGCGCGGGATGCTGCAAAATGCCGGCGATCTGGCGCGCGGCTATTATCAGGCGAATTTGCGCGAAGTCGGCGACGAAACCGTCACCATGGCGGGCGATCTGCGCGACTATCTCAACCAGTCGAAGGTCAACAGTCCGCGATTTGCCGAAGGCTTCATCTATCAGGTCGTCACTCGCAAGCTGAACCGCTCCGCGATCATCGAAGTCGGCAAGGACGGCATCGCCCGCACCGCCGCGACGGTCGATCCGGAAAACCGGCCCGCCGGCGCCATGCTGACGCCCGATGTCATCAGGCGCCTCGCCGCGGGCGAAAATGTCGTGGTGCAGGCGCGGCCCAACCAGATCGAAGCGGTCACGCTGCTCTACCCGTCATCGAAAATATACTTGTTCGCCACCCGCAACGCGGAAAGCTGGTCGTTCAGCAACGTGGCGCGCGCGCAAAAGGTGATTGCGGATTACGACCAGTTCGCGGCGCAATCCCGTGCACTTCAGTTGCGTTTCAACGTCGCTCTGTTCGTGGGATCGTTGCTGCTGGTCGGCATCGCCGTCTATATCGCGCTGGCCGTCGCCGACTGGATGGTCCGCCCGGTCAACGAACTGGTGACGGCCGCCCGGCGCATCACCGCGGGCGACCTGTCCGCTCGCGTCACAAGTCCGCTGGCGCGCGACGAAATCGGCACGCTGGCCGCCGCCTTCAACCGCATGACCCAGCGGCTGGAAGCGCAGACCGGCGCGCTGGTCGCCGCCAACAGCCAGTTGGACGAACGCCGCGCCTTTATCGAAGCGATCCTCTCGGGCGTCAGCGCGGGCGTGTTGTCGGTCGACTTCCATGGCGTAGTGCAATTGCTCAACAGCTCCGCCGCCGCCATCCTGGTCGATGAAGCCGACGATCCGGTCGGTCGTCCGCTAATCGACGTGTCGCCCGAATTGGCCGAATTCATCGCGTCGGAGGAGGGGGCCGGCATCGTTCAGGTCCGCGCCCATGGCGACTTGCGCACCCTAGCGGTCAAGCGGTCGCAGGATGCATCGCGCCATATCCTGACCTTTGACGATATCACCCAGCAATTGTCGGATCAGCGTCGCGCCGCCTGGTCCGATGTCGCCCGGCGGATCGCGCATGAGATCAAGAACCCGCTGACCCCGATCCAGCTCGCCGCCGAACGGCTGCAGCGCCGTTATGCAGGCGAAATCACCAGCGATAAGCCGACCTTCACGCGGCTTACCGGCACGATCGTGCGGCAGGTAGGCGACCTGCGCCGCATCGTGGACGAATTTTCCTCCTTCGCCCGTATGCCCAAACCGGTCTTCCGCCGCGAAGCCGTCGGCGACATCGCGCGCCACGCCTTGTTCCTGCATGAGGTCGCGCATCCGGATATCCGTTTCGAATATCAGGCCGACAGCCCGGATATCGACTTGATATGCGACCGGCGGCAATTGGGGCAGGCATTGACGAATATCGTCAAGAATGCCGTAGAAGCGATTGAACAGAAGCCGGTTTCCGAGGATGGCGGTCCTCATGGTCATGTCCGCATGACGCTGGCGCAGGCGGACGATGCCGTTATCATCACGGTGCGCGACGATGGCATCGGCCTGCCGCCCGAACGGGACCGTATCCTGGAACCCTATATGACGACGCGCACCAAGGGGACGGGTCTGGGCCTCGCCATCGTCAAGAAGATTGTCGAGGAACATCTGGGGGAAATCCGCTTCGATGATGCGCCGGGTGGCGGCGCATCTGTGACCCTGCGCTTTGCCGCGGGTGCGCTGGAAAAACTGGAAGAGGGGCAATCTATCGCCCCGCCAAAAGGAAAAGTGACGGCCAATGGCGCTTGA
- the mazG gene encoding nucleoside triphosphate pyrophosphohydrolase → MPNASPADIMPLADVMAWLRDPDSGCPWDIEQDFASIAPYTIEEAYEVADAIERHDMDALRDELGDLLLQVAFHSRIAEQAGHFALQDVIDAITQKMIRRHPHVFGDNTRREDGHAQWEMIKAAERAEKDPDPSALAGVAIALPALLRAEKLQNRAARTGFDWPDTVGVFDKIAEEVAEVQAARTQDEREEEVGDLLFVVVNLARHLKVDPETALRKANAKFDRRFRAMEDMAGEAFVGLPLEDKEALWQRAKQREKSVQG, encoded by the coding sequence ATGCCCAACGCCAGTCCCGCCGATATCATGCCGCTTGCCGACGTCATGGCGTGGCTGCGCGATCCTGACAGCGGATGCCCGTGGGACATCGAACAGGATTTCGCGTCGATCGCGCCTTATACGATCGAGGAAGCCTATGAAGTCGCCGACGCCATCGAGCGTCATGACATGGACGCCCTGCGCGACGAACTCGGCGATCTGCTGCTGCAAGTGGCGTTCCATAGCCGGATCGCGGAACAGGCGGGGCATTTTGCGCTGCAGGATGTGATCGACGCGATCACGCAGAAGATGATCCGGCGCCATCCCCATGTCTTTGGCGACAATACGCGGCGTGAGGACGGGCACGCCCAATGGGAGATGATCAAGGCGGCCGAGCGCGCCGAGAAAGACCCCGATCCTAGCGCACTGGCTGGTGTCGCGATCGCCCTGCCCGCATTGCTGCGCGCCGAAAAATTGCAGAACAGGGCGGCACGAACCGGCTTCGACTGGCCCGATACGGTGGGCGTATTCGACAAGATCGCCGAGGAAGTGGCTGAGGTGCAGGCGGCGCGGACGCAGGACGAGCGCGAGGAAGAGGTTGGCGACCTTTTGTTCGTGGTGGTCAACCTCGCACGCCATCTGAAGGTCGATCCGGAAACGGCGCTGCGTAAAGCCAATGCCAAGTTTGACCGACGGTTTCGGGCGATGGAGGATATGGCTGGGGAGGCGTTTGTGGGCTTGCCGCTGGAAGACAAGGAAGCGCTTTGGCAGCGGGCGAAGCAGCGGGAAAAATCGGTTCAGGGATGA
- the hfq gene encoding RNA chaperone Hfq, producing the protein MATTMADKVNNLQDIFLNSLRKTKTPVTMFLVKGVKLQGIITWFDNFSVLLRRDGQSQLVYKHAISTVMPAQSMDLTDLRKASDGNGKGKLLQEIFLSAVRKSGSPVTMFLVNGVMLQGEIAAFDLFCMLLERDGMVQLVYKHAISTVQPLHALDLSGENEQDD; encoded by the coding sequence CTGGCGACGACCATGGCCGACAAAGTGAACAACCTTCAGGATATCTTCCTCAACAGCCTGCGCAAGACCAAGACCCCGGTGACCATGTTCCTGGTCAAGGGCGTGAAGTTGCAGGGCATCATCACCTGGTTCGATAATTTTTCCGTGCTGCTGCGCCGCGACGGCCAGTCGCAGCTGGTCTATAAGCATGCGATTTCGACGGTCATGCCGGCCCAGTCGATGGACCTCACTGACCTGCGCAAGGCCAGCGATGGCAATGGCAAGGGCAAGCTGCTGCAGGAAATCTTCCTCTCGGCCGTCCGCAAATCCGGCAGCCCGGTGACGATGTTCCTGGTGAACGGCGTCATGCTCCAGGGCGAAATCGCCGCCTTCGACCTCTTCTGCATGCTGCTGGAACGCGATGGCATGGTGCAGCTGGTGTATAAGCACGCCATTTCGACGGTCCAGCCGCTGCACGCGCTCGACCTTTCGGGCGAAAACGAACAGGACGATTGA
- the hflX gene encoding GTPase HflX, with the protein MAIFNRDSEDEVAHGARAVVIHAETHGGDRRDSDARLEEARGLALAIGIDVCAAQAFRVRDRKPATLFGSGQVEQIATLARQEEAELIIIDNSLSPVQQSNLEKACEAKVIDRTGLILEIFGERAATNEGRLQVELAHLDYQAGRLVRSWTHLERQRGGFGFLGGPGETQIEADRRMIRDRMAKIRKELDQVTRTRGLHRARRQRAPWPVIALVGYTNAGKSTLFNRMTGADVMAEDLLFATLDPTMRQIALPGLDKAILSDTVGFVSDLPTQLIAAFRATLEEVLSADLIVHVRDIAHPDSDAQRDDVLDVLGELGVAGEAALERREGEPPAPPILEAWNKLDLLSEEDAALAQETAARRDDVVILSALTGEGVDTLQRVISDRMTRGAKVYGLRIPVSDGATMAWLHEHGEVLSNSVEAEESRVDVRLSDAAFARYSKRGSE; encoded by the coding sequence ATGGCCATATTCAACCGCGATTCCGAAGATGAAGTGGCGCACGGCGCACGCGCCGTCGTCATCCATGCCGAAACTCATGGAGGCGACCGCCGCGACAGCGACGCCCGGCTGGAAGAAGCGCGCGGCCTGGCACTTGCCATCGGCATCGACGTATGCGCCGCCCAGGCCTTCCGCGTCCGCGACCGCAAGCCTGCGACGCTGTTCGGCAGCGGGCAGGTGGAACAGATCGCTACCCTCGCCCGGCAGGAAGAGGCCGAACTGATCATCATCGACAATAGCCTGTCGCCGGTCCAGCAAAGCAATCTGGAAAAGGCGTGTGAGGCCAAGGTCATCGACCGGACCGGGTTGATCCTGGAAATCTTCGGCGAACGCGCCGCCACCAATGAAGGCCGCCTTCAGGTCGAACTCGCCCATCTCGATTATCAGGCTGGCCGACTGGTACGCAGTTGGACCCATCTGGAGCGGCAGCGGGGCGGCTTCGGCTTCCTTGGCGGTCCTGGCGAGACCCAGATTGAGGCGGATCGCCGCATGATCCGCGATCGCATGGCAAAGATCCGCAAGGAACTGGATCAGGTCACCCGCACCCGCGGCCTGCACCGCGCCCGGCGGCAGCGCGCACCCTGGCCGGTGATCGCGCTGGTCGGCTACACCAACGCCGGAAAATCGACGCTTTTCAATCGGATGACCGGTGCTGACGTCATGGCGGAAGATCTGCTGTTCGCCACGCTCGATCCTACCATGCGCCAGATCGCGCTACCGGGCCTGGACAAGGCGATCCTGTCCGACACGGTCGGCTTCGTTTCCGATTTGCCCACCCAGTTGATCGCGGCGTTTCGCGCGACGCTAGAGGAAGTGCTGTCCGCCGACCTCATCGTCCATGTCCGCGACATCGCGCATCCCGATAGCGATGCACAGCGCGACGATGTGCTCGACGTGCTGGGCGAACTCGGCGTGGCAGGCGAAGCCGCGCTGGAACGCAGGGAAGGGGAACCGCCTGCGCCGCCGATCCTGGAGGCCTGGAACAAGCTCGACCTGCTGAGCGAAGAGGATGCCGCGCTGGCTCAGGAAACCGCCGCGCGTCGCGACGATGTGGTGATCCTGTCGGCGCTGACCGGGGAGGGGGTCGATACGCTCCAACGCGTGATCAGCGACCGCATGACCCGTGGTGCGAAAGTCTATGGCCTGCGCATTCCTGTCTCCGACGGCGCGACGATGGCCTGGCTGCACGAACATGGCGAAGTGCTGTCGAACAGCGTCGAAGCCGAAGAAAGCCGCGTCGACGTGCGCCTGTCCGACGCCGCCTTCGCGCGCTATTCCAAGCGGGGGTCGGAATAA
- a CDS encoding TatD family hydrolase, which produces MLIDSHCHLNYKGLIEDQANVLDRSRAAGVDLMLNIATRESEWDDVLDTAVREPDVWATVGIHPHEADEHPHIDTAKLVERAAHPRVVGIGETGLDYYYDYSDRDRQQKSFRSHIVAARETGLPLIVHTRDAEEDTLSIMREEMRKGAYSGVIHCFTASGAFADAAMDLGFYISISGIVTFKSAKDLQETAARLPLDRLLVETDSPFLAPVPHRGRPCEPAFVADTARFLATLRGESIEQLAAATSANFRTLFSKVA; this is translated from the coding sequence ATGTTGATCGACAGCCATTGCCACCTGAATTACAAAGGCTTGATCGAGGATCAGGCCAATGTGCTGGACCGGTCGCGCGCGGCGGGCGTCGACCTGATGCTCAATATCGCCACGCGCGAGAGCGAATGGGATGATGTGCTGGACACCGCCGTGCGGGAGCCGGACGTGTGGGCGACGGTCGGCATCCATCCGCATGAAGCAGATGAGCATCCCCATATCGATACCGCCAAGCTGGTCGAACGGGCAGCGCATCCGCGCGTGGTGGGGATCGGCGAAACCGGTCTCGACTATTATTACGACTATAGCGACCGGGACCGGCAGCAGAAGAGTTTCCGGTCGCATATCGTTGCCGCCCGCGAAACCGGCCTGCCGCTGATCGTCCACACCCGCGACGCGGAGGAGGACACGCTCAGCATCATGCGCGAAGAGATGCGGAAGGGGGCTTATTCCGGGGTCATCCATTGCTTCACCGCCAGCGGCGCCTTTGCCGATGCGGCGATGGACCTGGGTTTCTACATCAGTATTTCGGGCATCGTGACGTTCAAGAGCGCCAAGGATTTGCAGGAGACGGCGGCGCGGTTGCCGCTCGACCGGCTGCTGGTAGAGACGGATTCGCCCTTCCTGGCGCCGGTGCCACATCGCGGGCGGCCGTGCGAACCGGCCTTTGTCGCCGATACCGCCAGGTTCCTCGCTACCCTGCGCGGTGAAAGCATCGAGCAACTGGCGGCGGCGACATCGGCCAATTTCCGTACTCTGTTCTCGAAGGTCGCATGA
- a CDS encoding retropepsin-like aspartic protease family protein, with amino-acid sequence MDGTDQAASTIWYVLALVLVGSALIGRRLAWGSVLRMALLWVAIFVGLLALFTFAQRQGFLTGRWAEQGDVATPEDTPAALPAARAEGQTLRIPVARDGHYWVEATINGTPARFLIDSGATITALSANTARAVGLNYDVGEPGVVMTTANGKVEAKRSSIAALRIGPITASDLPVVVSPAFGEVNVIGMNMLSRLKSWGVQDGAMVLTP; translated from the coding sequence ATGGACGGCACGGATCAGGCGGCATCGACCATCTGGTATGTGCTGGCGCTTGTGCTCGTGGGGTCTGCATTGATCGGTCGGCGACTGGCTTGGGGCAGCGTGCTGCGGATGGCGTTGCTGTGGGTGGCGATCTTCGTCGGGTTGCTGGCGTTGTTTACGTTCGCGCAGCGGCAGGGGTTTTTGACCGGGCGTTGGGCGGAGCAGGGGGATGTTGCAACGCCGGAAGATACGCCCGCTGCGCTGCCAGCGGCTCGCGCTGAAGGACAGACGCTGCGTATCCCGGTGGCGCGGGACGGCCATTATTGGGTGGAGGCGACGATCAACGGCACGCCCGCCCGCTTCCTGATCGACAGCGGCGCAACGATCACGGCCTTGTCGGCCAACACGGCGCGCGCGGTTGGCCTCAACTATGATGTCGGCGAACCGGGCGTCGTCATGACGACCGCCAATGGCAAGGTGGAGGCGAAGCGATCCAGCATCGCCGCGCTGCGCATCGGGCCGATCACGGCCAGCGACCTGCCGGTCGTCGTCTCACCCGCTTTTGGAGAGGTCAATGTGATCGGTATGAACATGCTGTCTCGATTGAAAAGCTGGGGCGTGCAGGATGGCGCGATGGTGCTGACGCCATGA
- the ntrX gene encoding nitrogen assimilation response regulator NtrX, whose protein sequence is MALDILIVDDEEDIRDLVAGVLEDEGFTTRTAANSDSAIDALDARRPSLVLLDVWLQGSRMDGLELLDEIKRRDATIPVLMISGHGNIDTAVAAIRKGAADFIEKPFEADRLLHLVSRATETERLRRENQVLRARFGQDDELTGTSASINGVRATIKKVAGTGSRVLISGPAGVGKEVAARMLHSWSGRADSPFIIVAAARMDPDRVEEELFGLEDASGLVRPGFLEQSHGGTLYLDEIADMPITTQGKILRVLTDQSFNRVGGQRQVKVDVRVISSTALNLAHEIEERRFREDLFYRLNVVPLAIPPLSERRDDIPPLVEHYLARFAAERRVPAPEIASDAMAALQANEWPGNVRQLRNVIERTMILAPGDRIGRIELDMLPAELTSGGGGEGMGQSAIMGAPLREARESFEREYLRIQIRRFSGNISRTATFIGMERSALHRKLKLLGITEGKD, encoded by the coding sequence ATGGCGCTTGATATTCTGATAGTCGACGATGAAGAGGATATTCGCGATCTGGTCGCGGGCGTCCTGGAAGATGAAGGCTTCACCACCCGCACCGCCGCCAATAGCGACAGCGCGATCGACGCGCTCGATGCCCGTCGCCCCTCGCTCGTGCTGCTGGACGTCTGGCTGCAGGGATCGCGGATGGACGGACTGGAACTGCTGGACGAAATCAAGCGGCGCGACGCGACCATTCCGGTCCTGATGATCTCCGGCCATGGCAATATCGACACCGCCGTCGCCGCCATTCGCAAGGGCGCGGCCGACTTCATCGAAAAGCCGTTCGAGGCCGATCGTCTGCTCCATCTCGTATCGCGTGCCACCGAAACGGAACGACTGCGCCGTGAAAACCAGGTGCTGCGCGCCCGTTTCGGCCAGGATGACGAGCTTACCGGCACGTCGGCGTCGATCAACGGCGTGCGCGCGACGATCAAGAAGGTCGCGGGCACCGGCAGCCGCGTGCTGATTTCCGGCCCCGCCGGCGTGGGTAAGGAAGTCGCGGCGCGGATGCTCCACAGCTGGAGCGGCCGCGCCGACTCGCCCTTCATCATCGTCGCCGCCGCGCGCATGGACCCCGACCGCGTCGAGGAAGAATTGTTCGGCTTGGAAGACGCCAGCGGCCTTGTCCGCCCCGGCTTCCTGGAACAATCGCATGGCGGCACGCTCTATCTGGACGAGATTGCCGACATGCCGATCACGACGCAGGGCAAAATCCTGCGCGTGCTGACCGATCAGAGTTTCAACCGCGTCGGCGGCCAGCGGCAGGTGAAGGTGGACGTGCGCGTCATTTCCTCGACCGCGCTCAACCTGGCGCATGAGATTGAGGAACGGCGGTTCCGCGAAGACCTGTTCTATCGCCTCAACGTCGTCCCGCTCGCCATCCCGCCGCTGTCGGAACGGCGCGACGATATTCCGCCGCTGGTCGAACATTATCTCGCCCGGTTTGCGGCGGAACGACGCGTACCTGCCCCGGAAATCGCCAGTGACGCCATGGCAGCACTGCAGGCCAATGAATGGCCGGGCAATGTGCGCCAGTTGCGCAACGTGATCGAACGTACGATGATCCTGGCGCCGGGCGACCGGATCGGCCGCATCGAACTGGACATGCTGCCTGCCGAACTGACCAGCGGCGGCGGCGGGGAGGGGATGGGCCAGTCCGCCATCATGGGCGCGCCTTTGCGCGAAGCGCGCGAAAGTTTCGAGCGCGAATATCTGCGTATCCAGATCCGCCGCTTTTCCGGCAACATATCGCGCACCGCGACCTTCATCGGCATGGAGCGGTCCGCGCTGCACCGCAAACTCAAGCTGTTGGGCATTACGGAGGGCAAGGACTGA
- a CDS encoding MBL fold metallo-hydrolase: MSLKLTILGSGTSSGVPRIGNDWGTCDPAEPKNRRTRVSILVESPTTRILVDTSPDMRAQLLAADVVQIDAILWTHDHADHSHGIDDVRQLFHHRRSPVPGYARAQTLKLLTQRFSYAFEGRNGYHPTVDAHVLPDALRIGDIDIACVDQPHGDIFSTGFRFTHGGRSVGYATDFHALTPDMLALYAGLDVWVVDALREAPHPTHPHLALTLEGVAATRPGRAILTHMDQSMDYARLCSTLPKGVEPGYDCLVVELDMNEQGA; this comes from the coding sequence ATGAGCCTGAAACTTACGATCCTGGGCAGCGGCACATCGTCCGGCGTGCCCCGGATCGGCAATGACTGGGGCACATGCGATCCGGCCGAACCGAAGAACCGGCGGACGCGCGTGTCGATATTGGTCGAAAGCCCGACGACCCGGATATTGGTCGATACCTCGCCGGATATGCGGGCGCAGCTGCTGGCGGCGGATGTGGTCCAGATCGACGCGATATTGTGGACCCACGATCATGCCGACCATAGCCATGGCATCGATGATGTCCGGCAACTTTTCCACCATCGCCGCAGCCCCGTGCCCGGCTACGCGCGGGCGCAGACGCTCAAGCTGCTGACCCAGCGCTTCAGCTATGCGTTCGAAGGGCGCAATGGCTATCATCCTACCGTGGACGCGCATGTCCTGCCCGATGCGCTGCGGATCGGCGACATCGACATTGCCTGTGTCGATCAGCCGCATGGCGATATTTTTTCGACCGGGTTCCGCTTCACCCATGGTGGACGATCCGTCGGTTATGCCACTGATTTCCATGCGCTGACCCCCGACATGCTGGCGCTGTATGCCGGGCTGGACGTCTGGGTAGTGGACGCCCTGCGGGAGGCACCGCATCCGACCCATCCGCATCTGGCGCTGACGCTGGAGGGCGTGGCGGCGACCCGGCCCGGGCGCGCCATCCTGACCCATATGGACCAGAGCATGGATTATGCGCGCCTGTGCAGCACCCTCCCCAAGGGCGTGGAACCGGGCTATGACTGTCTGGTGGTGGAATTGGATATGAACGAGCAGGGGGCTTGA